One part of the Mycosarcoma maydis chromosome 18, whole genome shotgun sequence genome encodes these proteins:
- a CDS encoding putative GTP-binding protein 1, whose product MSTTTTTPQKKAPTIDALTADLYATTLRASTSDAFDLRNLSSAHLKKLLLETVNDITSPISASIPAQPAEISNQLASDPVASKPVAAPVAPASQAKGLVKYIADRVAYEGGEFVLRIGAPGPGENQTDMAAFTDDELSAAIANVVKASSLSDADASVLHQQTTQNGHSKSAHVLIRRIPAGAEELVELRIAVIGNVDAGKSTMLGVLTKGGLDDGRGKARVNLFRHKHEVESGRTSSVGMEIMGFDSNGRPVHNVVGPGQEPGRKMSWEEVCAKSSKVISFIDLAGHERYLKTTVFGMTGCLPDFVMLMVGANAGLIGMSKEHLGIALALSVPVVVCITKIDMTPAHVLETTLKQLTKILKSPGCRKSPVFINDMGQVIESALRLETERICPIFQISNVTGLNLDLLRSFLNVLPQASAAKFQVDQPFEFQISDIFSVPFVGTVVSGVVLAGSCKVGDSALLGPDSLGQFVTTSIRSIQRKRVNVDGATAGQSVSFALKKIRRNQVRKGMVMLARTDVPPKSYMEFDAEILCLYHSTTLSVGSCMVLHAASIRQTVRIVGIDKLDGKPTIATTGGADGHGGKPVVRTGDRAKLRLQFIRYPEYVKPGMKLITREGKTKLIGVVRAVGKTGPIDGGATPALPGAAGQKVSPAAHPANAYPAPALGVK is encoded by the coding sequence ATGTCTACTACTACCACCACTCCACAGAAGAAAGCTCCTACAATAGACGCGCTCACTGCCGATCTATATGCCACCACCTTGCGTGCTTCAACCTCAGACGCCTTTGATCTTCGCAACCTCTCCTCTGCCCACCTCAAGAAACTCCTGCTCGAAACTGTTAATGATATCACCTCCCCAATATCGGCATCAATACCTGCTCAGCCAGCTGAGATCTCAAATCAGTTAGCCTCCGACCCTGTCGCTAGCAAGCCAGTTGCGGCTCCTGTCGCTCCTGCATCTCAAGCCAAAGGCTTGGTCAAGTACATTGCCGACCGTGTCGCTTACGAAGGCGGAGAGTTTGTGCTGCGCATCGGTGCCCCTGGGCCCGGCGAAAATCAAACCGACATGGCCGCTTTTACCGACGATGAGCTTTCCGCCGCCATCGCAAACGTCGTCAAGGCTTCTAGCCTGTCGGATGCCGACGCCAGTGTACTACATCAGCAGACAACACAGAATGGCCACAGCAAGTCGGCTCACGTTCTGATTCGCAGAATACCCGCTGGCGCCGaagagctcgtcgagcttcgtATTGCCGTCATTGGCAATGTTGATGCTGGCAAATCCACCATGCTCGGCGTTCTCACCAAAGGAGGCCTTGACGATGGTAGAGGCAAAGCGCGTGTCAACCTCTTCCGACACAAGCACGAGGTCGAATCCGGCCGTACCTCGTCCGTCGGCATGGAGATCATGGGGTTCGACTCCAACGGCCGCCCTGTACACAACGTCGTCGGTCCTGGTCAGGAGCCTGGACGCAAAATGTCATGGGAGGAAGTGTgcgccaagtcgagcaaaGTCATCTCGTtcatcgatctcgccgGTCACGAACGCTACCTCAAGACCACCGTCTTTGGCATGACCGGGTGTCTCCCTGACTTTGTCATGCTCATGGTCGGAGCCAATGCCGGTCTGATCGGAATGTCCAAGGAGCACCTCGGTATCGCGTTGGCCTTATCGGTGCCTGTCGTGGTGTGCAtcaccaagatcgacatgaCACCGGCACATGTGCTCGAAACGACGCTCAAACAGCTCACCAAGATCCTCAAATCGCCCGGCTGCCGCAAGTCGCCCGTCTTCATCAACGACATGGGCCAAGTCATCGAGTCAGCACTTCGACTCGAGACCGAGCGTATCTGTCCTATTTTCCAAATCTCCAATGTCACTGGGCTCAATCTCGATCTACTGCGCAGCTTCCTCAACGTTCTACCCCAGGCAAGCGCTGCCAAGTTCCAGGTTGACCAGCCATTCGAGTTTCAAATCAGCGACATCTTTTCCGTCCCCTTTGTCGGCACCGTCGTTTCCGGCGTTGTGCTGGCTGGCAGCTGCAAAGTCGGAGACTCGGCACTGCTCGGACCGGACAGCCTGGGACAGTTTgtcaccacctcgatccgcaGCATCCAGCGCAAGCGCGTcaacgtcgatggcgcTACAGCTGGACAAAGCGTATCGTTTGCGCTTAAAAAGATCCGTCGCAATCAGGTGCGCAAAGGAATGGTCATGCTCGCACGAACCGACGTACCGCCCAAGAGCTACATGGAGTTTGACGCCGAGATCTTATGCCTGTACCACTCCACCACGCTCTCGGTCGGAAGCTGCATGGTTCTGCACGCTGCTTCCATTCGTCAGACGGTACGTATCGTCGGCattgacaagctcgacggtAAGCCGACGATCGCTACGACAGGCGGCGCAGACGGCCATGGCGGCAAGCCTGTCGTTCGTACCGGCGACCGTGCCAAACTGCGTTTACAGTTCATCCGATATCCCGAGTACGTCAAGCCGGGCATGAAGCTGATCACGCGCGAAGGGAAGACCAAGCTGATCGGGGTTGTGCGTGCTGTGGGTAAGACGGGTCCGATTGACGGAGGAGCTACACCAGCTCTACCGGGTGCCGCTGGACAGAAGGTCTCACCTGCTGCCCATCCGGCGAATGCGTACCCTGCGCCGGCTCTTGGGGTCAAGTAA
- a CDS encoding uncharacterized protein (related to RRP1 - involved in processing rRNA precursor species to mature rRNAs) gives MADVSSSRASGSKRKALAASAAAASGPKSKKSRSVSEEDASIPLGRALASTEKRIRDGAVRSLQAYLSTNGAHTIPALELQKLWKGLFYCFWMSDKPLIQQRLANDLAQLVLVHPATSSTTQDGVSERAIAGLKFLEAFWDTIVAEWSGLDKHRIDKFYLLVRRFVAAGFRLLAEEKWPSEAVKDFGRILGKSEGGVLSTNDPRVPDSLTYHLSDIYLDELEKVLETHAESEEAKEEEAQEEDDLPLVPTLELLMPFVDALATAKSKAMYDRIWSNVLEPLLDDTLRASARDEEDVDLDLTSNDEEESIDEDAEEEPGDETANGTEFHSFADESTVTAQDDESEPSIPDSSDSDSEDEGENDVRFPLLLALSSVPAPKIDEDAKDDDEHLDDTHIDVALVLRKAIFQALFTAASRKDATEARRRLLYQLWRNEQDRLNDLNDGGDEEQEEEEEEEEEEEEEEEEEEEEEEEEEEEEEEEEEEEEENDEEEE, from the coding sequence ATGGCAGACGTATCATCGTCAAGAGCAAGCGGGTCAAAGCGCAAAGCGCTTGCGGCtagcgctgctgcagcttctggGCCTAAGAGCAAGAAATCGCGATCTGTTAGCGAGGAAGATGCATCTATACCGCTCGGGCGTGCGCTAGCGTCTACCGAGAAACGTATTCGCGATGGTGCAGTTCGATCTCTACAAGCCTATCTCTCGACGAATGGAGCACACACCATCCCCGCACTCGAACTACAGAAACTTTGGAAAGGCCTGTTCTACTGCTTTTGGATGAGCGACAAACCTCTGATTCAACAACGTCTCGCCAACGATCTGGCCCAACTCGTCCTTGTCCATCCCGCCACGTCGTCTACGACGCAGGATGGCGTGTCGGAACGTGCCATAGCAGGTTTGAAATTCTTAGAGGCGTTTTGGGACACGATTGTAGCAGAGTGGTCTGGTCTGGACAAACATAGGATCGACAAATTCTACCTTCTTGTACGACGCTTCGTCGCGGCAGGTTTCCGACTGCTTGCAGAGGAAAAGTGGCCGTCGGAAGCGGTGAAGGATTTCGGAAGAATTCTGGGAAAGTCTGAAGGTGGCGTGTTGAGTACGAATGATCCCAGAGTTCCTGACAGCTTGACGTACCATTTGTCGGATATCTACCtggacgagttggagaAGGTCTTAGAAACACATGCCGAGTCGGAAGAAgccaaggaggaggaagcgcaagaggAGGATGATCTGCCGCTGGTACCGACGTTGGAGCTGTTGATGCCGTTTGTGGATGCGTTGGCTACGGCCAAGAGTAAAGCTATGTACGATAGGATCTGGAGCAACGTCTTGGAGCCTTTGCTGGACGACACCTTGCGAGCGTCGGCACgggacgaggaggacgtcgatctcgacctAACCTCGAATGACGAGGAAGAATCGATCGATGAGGACGCAGAGGAAGAACCAGGGGACGAAACTGCCAACGGAACTGAATTCCACTCTTTCGCAGACGAATCCACCGTCACcgctcaagacgacgaATCAGAACCTTCTATCCCGGActcgtccgactcggacAGCGAAGACGAAGGAGAGAATGACGTTCGATTCCCcctgctgcttgcactCTCCTCTGTACCTGCTCCGAAGATCGACGAAGAtgccaaggacgacgatgagcatcttgacgaTACGCACATCGACGTGGCCCTGGTACTGCGCAAAGCTATCTTCCAAGCACTATTCACCGCAGCTTCGCGCAAGGATGCGACCGAGGCCCGCCGAAGGCTCCTCTACCAGTTGTGGAGGAATGAACAGGATCGACTCAATGATCTCAACGACGGTGGCGAcgaagaacaagaagaagaagaagaagaagaagaagaagaagaagaagaagaagaggaggaggaggaggaggaggaggaggaggaggaggaggaggaggaggaggaggaggaggaggaggagaacgacgaggaggaagaatAG
- a CDS encoding uncharacterized protein (related to ARP5 - Actin-related protein) has product MAPVAVNDSRMPLSSNGAAAPSSSKTYQPLEHVPVHIAADFPKPKPVPKLAYRSSTYWNSDCPIIIDNGSSELRAGFALSHAADPTSFSQQPFVAYDNLISKVRDRKKSFTMLLVGNDVYADGLSRSSIRSPFDTDVVTSWDAMEIVLDYTFSNLGIDTDRVQHPICMTETLCNPAYSRGIMNELMFEAYQVPSVNYGIDCLFSAYQNEVGQDALVVSSGRSSTVVIPTVAGKGILTNSKRLAWGGAQASDLLLRLIQLKYPGFPTRVTPWQAQNMLEELCYVSDDYASDIKGMAMMPASHKSYLPSTWTPMERSDVIVQFPYQDALPEQKTEEELRAQAERRKAAGDRLREQTRKMRLEKMMQKENDLKYYQQLKEFKGKERKAEYLKRLENDGFDNEQALDKMINKIEGALKRFRAKELGEEFIEDDKQEEPTFPLIDVSDADLDEEGIKEKRKQRLMKAGYDARLRAKAEKAEEKRLEEEALKRDEDERINNPRVWSAKMRKEYDDAINRIKERKRMKEMLSDRKSLAAQQRMKNITALASDAPGSGSATPTGSSRKRKKGGGDEDTFGANDDDWAIYREIQNADDSEEEEEAYNNLSAIETRLLTLDPTFGPDDTYAARLARKNRLTLTFFNGPGGGEESSIAPTDPALSLKDDSATDPNKPDTDPESIKRQHQLHLNVERIRVPEVLWQPSIAGLDQAGLDEICSHVVHSFDEEVRVKMLQNIFCTGRHTGYKGFEQRLYSSIRAIQPSNVVVKVSGAKDRRFDAWKGAAKWSIKEAQTFRASSITKQDYDEKGKEWFKEHALSASWK; this is encoded by the coding sequence ATGGCACCTGTTGCGGTGAACGATAGCCGTATGCCGCTGTCATCAAATGGTGCTGCGGCGCCCTCATCCTCAAAGACTTACCAGCCCCTCGAACATGTTCCCGTGCACATCGCCGCCGACTTTCCCAAGCCCAAACCGGTGCCAAAGCTCGCCTACCGCTCTTCCACCTACTGGAACTCGGACTGCcccatcatcatcgacaatGGCTCCAGCGAGCTTAGAGCAGGCTTTGCTCTTTCGCATGCCGCTGACCCAACCTCCTTCTCGCAGCAGCCCTTCGTCGCTTACGACAACCTCATCTCGAAAGTTCGTGACCGCAAAAAGAGCTTCACCATGCTCTTGGTCGGAAATGATGTCTACGCGGACGGTCTTTCACGTAGCTCCATCCGTAGCCCTTTTGATACCGACGTCGTCACCAGCTGGGATGCGATGGAAATCGTCCTCGACTACACCTTCTCCAACCTTGGCATCGACACAGACAGAGTACAGCATCCCATCTGCATGACAGAAACGCTTTGCAACCCAGCTTACAGCAGAGGTATCATGAACGAGCTAATGTTTGAAGCTTACCAGGTGCCCTCCGTTAACTACGGTATCGACTGCCTCTTCTCGGCTTATCAGAATGAGGTCGGTCAAGACGCACTTGTTGTCTCGTCGGGTCGTTCCAGCACGGTCGTCATCCCTACTGTCGCTGGCAAGGGAATCCTCACCAACTCGAAACGCCTCGCTTGGGGCGGTGCACAAGCCTCCGATTTGCTCCTGCGCTTGATACAGCTCAAGTACCCCGGCTTCCCTACCCGTGTCACACCATGGCAAGCGCAGAATATGCTTGAGGAGCTCTGCTACGTCTCCGACGATTATGCATCTGACATCAAGGGTATGGCTATGATGCCAGCATCTCACAAATCGTATCTCCCTTCTACGTGGACACCCATGGAGCGTTCCGATGTCATCGTCCAGTTCCCTTACCAGGATGCGCTACCGGAGCAGAAGACCGAAGAAGAACTGCGCGCACAAGCCGAACGTCGCAAAGCAGCGGGCGACCGACTTCGCGAGCAGACGCGCAAGATGCGTTTGGAGAAAATGATGCAAAAGGAAAACGATCTCAAGTACTACCAGCAACTCAAAGAGTTCAAAGGCAAAGAACGCAAAGCCGAGTACCTCAAGCGTCTCGAGAATGACGGATTCGACAACGAGCAGGCCCTCGACAAGATgatcaacaagatcgaggGTGCGCTCAAGCGATTCCGCGCCAAGGAGCTGGGCGAAGAGTTCATCGAAGATGACAAGCAGGAAGAACCCACTTTCCCACTTATCGATGTATCGGATGCAGATTTGGACGAGGAAGGCATCAAGGAGAAACGCAAGCAGCGACTCATGAAAGCCGGCTACGATGCGCGTCTTCGAGCCAAAGCGGAGAAAGCCGAGGAGAAACGtttggaagaagaagcacTCAAACGCGATGAAGACGAACGAATCAACAACCCTCGAGTGTGGTCTGCCAAGATGAGAAAAGAGTACGATGATGCTATCAATCGAATCAAGGAACGAAAGCGGATGAAGGAGATGCTGTCGGATCGGAAGTCGTTGGCTGCACAACAGAGGATGAAGAACATCACGGCCCTGGCATCGGATGCGCCGGGGAGCGGAAGTGCTACGCCCACTGGTAGCTCTCGCAAGCGCAAAAAGGGTGGAGGAGACGAAGACACCTTTGGCGCCAACGATGACGACTGGGCTATCTACCGAGAGATTCAGAACGCCGATGATtcagaggaagaggaagaagcgtACAACAACCTGTCCGCCATCGAAACGCGCCTCCTCACGCTTGACCCCACGTTTGGTCCGGATGACACCTATGCTGCACGCCTAGCACGTAAGAACCGGCTCACGTTGACCTTTTTCAATGGACCTGGTGGAGGTGAGGAGTCTTCGATTGCCCCTACCGACCCGGCGCTCTCACTCAAGGACGACTCGGCCACGGATCCCAATAAGCCAGATACAGATCCTGAATCCATCAAACGTCAACATCAGTTGCATCTCAACGTCGAGCGTATTCGCGTCCCAGAGGTGCTCTGGCAACCTTCAATTGCAGGACTGGATCAAGCTGGCTTGGACGAGATCTGCTCGCACGTCGTGCACTCTTTCGATGAAGAGGTGAGAGTGAAGATGCTGCAGAACATCTTCTGTACCGGAAGGCATACAGGATACAAGGGGTTCGAACAGAGACTCTATTCAAGCATCCGGGCGATCCAACCGAGCAACGTGGTGGTCAAAGTCAGCGGGGCGAAAGATAGGAGATTTGACGCATGGAAGGGTGCGGCAAAGTGGAGCATCAAGGAAGCGCAGACGTTCagggcaagctcgatcaCCAAGCAGGATTATGATGAGAAGGGCAAGGAGTGGTTCAAGGAGCATGCGCTGAGTGCTAGCTGGAAGTGA